Proteins from a genomic interval of Rhizoctonia solani chromosome 12, complete sequence:
- a CDS encoding RNA recognition motif domain-containing protein: MPSEPKLTKKQKKAIAFRERRGKGHSKPVDGEPADVPEPEVQDGQEKTFDEQALDQSETAVRSLGDRKRKRTLEEDDQALETNESQGGTNGVSPKAKPKKRKTVKTTDDSSGNEAAGGDAKLKRFILFVGGSFAADFHYFGRNNNHTQVAIRKHHSELAGRRINVELTAGGGGNSDQRKEKLRTRNHTLNEQRKRGAERQAAKNTGNDDIGNSQSRLPTRHSTTSGQIETTNRPKTWSIPNSEDEKLSTRKTRGKSKGANAVQRKSSWTPSGANAIKVG; the protein is encoded by the exons ATGCCGTCTGAACCAAAACTTACAAAAAAGCAAAAGAAAGCCATCGCCTTTCGAGAACGGAGAGGAAAGGGTCACTCAAAGCCCGTTGACGGAGAACCCGCCGATGTTCCCGAGCCTGAGGTGCAAGATGGACAAGAAAAGACTTTCGATGAGCAAGCGCTTGATCAATCCGAGACAGCTGTGCGCAGCTTGGGCGATAGGAAACGAAAACGAACGCTAGAGGAAGATGATCAAGCCCTGGAGACGAATGAAAGTCAGGGAGGCACCAACGGCGTATCGCCCAAGGCAAAGCCtaagaaaagaaaaacggTCAAGACTACCGATGACTCGAGTGGAAACGAGGCCGCGGGCGGAGATGCGAAATTAAAGCGATTTATCTTATTCGTTGGTGGGTCTTTTGCGGCTGACTTCCACTACTTTGGGCGCAACAATAACCATACACAG GTCGCGATTCGGAAACACCATAGCGAACTGGCAGGGCGACGCATCAATGTTGAGCTGACTGCTGGAGGCGGCGGAAACAGTGATCAACGGAAAGAAAAGCTCCGGACGCGTAATCATACATTGAATGAACAACGG AAAAGGGGCGCTGAGCGTCAGGCCGCCAAGAACACTGGAAATGATGACATAGGAAATTCACAGTCGAGATTACCTACCCGGCACTCGACTACCTCCGGACAAATCGAGACAACTAATCGACCTAAAACTTGGTCTATTCCAAACTCCGAGGACGAAAAATTAAGCACGAGAAAAACACGAGGGAAGAGCAAGGGCGCTAATGCAGTGCAACGTAAAAGTTCATGGACACCTAGTGGGGCTAATGCTATCAAAGTCGGCTAA